The following proteins are co-located in the Calliphora vicina chromosome 2, idCalVici1.1, whole genome shotgun sequence genome:
- the LOC135950910 gene encoding uncharacterized protein KIAA0513 — protein sequence MFNSTPSQPATPPPVGETSRIKNFMGRTPAIGILKSKFLTVLGNSNELLNGISSKFTLNISSSDSDYCDDDEEDIPKFDESIDYTKIDYEARRVKARRAHEEIISGRYRQPNLAPIIMLNLSPGPRLDALRNKKREKSRSSSSSSSSSSSSTSTSSRSFQNNLQDRSHVSSTTRSDSIESRNSGGYERARAIPGARRSELDMQRDLMRMRENTANPSASVASGNAPHIEVQPPSYERDLSKSSVVNIVAAPSNHSIRVPPVRRKNSNSSTLTSLRDDLECQVSPSVESTDWRNFIRSESQNSVPSWASSISLDCRAGEEPIKEFMKRFTDTIFANANAIDLELKSEFGAMTRLEIGRQWFVRFLVDQKNKVKVVNELTFHSLIQHFALVLFECNECEHFPPAAIIMNLCFIFYREIDVPGCDAYREYLFTFMREQPIWLSLRFWNTAFFESLQSERDHRVLAKQKKQERRKAKQKSKPEVEPEQKAQTNTETENDVKALNKTEISTSSSSHHSHTNKIKRERSPKVVNEAAGDTDKEMENISFRQLTSFTCNIHALGAPQDLCLEFFKKQQAILGLPKEKSKLIRDNIYRIYYETEMWGSKQS from the exons atgtttaattctaCGCCCTCGCAACCAGCCACACCACCACCGGTGGGTGAAACATcacgtattaaaaactttatggGTCGTACTCCGGCCATTGGTATATTGAAATCGAAATTCCTAACAGTTTTGGGAAATAGTAATGAATTATTAAATGGTATTTCATCAAAG tttaccctAAACATCAGTTCAAGCGATTCGGACTATTGTGACGATGATGAAGAAGACATACCGAAAT TTGATGAATCCATTGACTATACGAAAATAGACTATGAGGCTCGTAGGGTTAAGGCACGAAGAGCTCATGAAGAAATCATATCTGGTCGCTATAGACAACCGAATTTAGCACCaa taattatgttgaatttatcACCAGGACCACGCTTGGATGCATTGCGCAATAAGAAACGTGAAAAATCCCGttcatcttcatcatcatcctcCTCATCGTCATCGTCTACCTCAACCTCATCGAGATCGTTTCAAAACAATCTGCAAGATAGATCTCATGTTAGTAGCACCACTCGTTCTGATTCCATAGAATCCCGTAACTCGGGTGGTTATGAAAGGGCGAGAGCCATACCGGGCGCCAGACGCAGTGAACTGGATATGCAAAGGGACCTAATGAGAATGCGTGAAAATACGGCTAATCCATCAGCCTCGGTTGCCAGTGGTAACGCACCTCATATTGAGGTTCAACCGCCTTCTTATGAACGTGATCTCAGCAAATCATCTGTAGTTAATATAGTTGCCGCACCCTCGAATCATTCCATACGAGTTCCTCCGGTTAGACGTAAAAATTCGAATAGCAGCACTTTAACCAGTTTGCGTGATGATCTCGAGTGCCAGGTTAGTCCTAGTGTAGAGTCGACCGACTGGCGCAACTTTATACGTTCGGAATCGCAAAATTCGGTGCCTTCATGGGCTTCTTCGATTAGTTTGGATTGTCGTGCCGGCGAAGAGCCCATAAAAGAATTCATGAAACGTTTCACCGACACCATATTCGCCAATGCGAATGCTATCGATTTGGAATTGAAATCAGAGTTTGGGGCCATGACGCGTTTAGAAATTGGACGTCAGTGGTTTGTACGCTTCCTGGTCGATCAGAAGAACAAAGTGAAGGTGGTGAATGAATTGACATTCCATTCGTTGATACAACATTTTGCCCTGGTGCTATTCGAATGCAATGAATGTGAACATTTTCCGCCAGCTGCCATTATCATgaatctgtgcttcattttttATCGCGAAA ttgaTGTTCCCGGTTGTGATGCTTACCGTGAATATTTATTTACCTTTATGCGTGAACAGCCCATATGGTTGTCTTTGCGCTTCTGGAACACAGCATTTTTTGAGTCTCTACAATCGGAGAGGGATCATCGGGTGTTGGCCAAGCAAAAGAAACAGGAGAGACGCAAGGCCAAGCAGAAGAGTAAACCGGAAGTGGAGCCGGAACAAAAGGCTCAAACAAATACTGAAACTGAAAATGATgtaaaagctttaaataaaactgaaatttcCACCTCAAGTTCTTCCCATCACAGTCACACCAATAAAATCAAAAGGGAACGATCACCCAAAGTTGTGAATGAGGCTGCTGGCGATACGGATAAAGAAATGGAGAATATATCATTTCGACAATTAAC aTCATTTACATGCAACATACATGCCTTGGGAGCTCCACAAGATTTgtgtttggaatttttcaaaaaacaacaagCCATACTGGGTCTGCCCAAAGAGAAATCAAAATTAATACGCGATAACATCTATCGCATCTACTATGAAACCGAAATGTGGGGCTCCAAACAATCTTGA